The following proteins come from a genomic window of Trifolium pratense cultivar HEN17-A07 linkage group LG4, ARS_RC_1.1, whole genome shotgun sequence:
- the LOC123924787 gene encoding 8-hydroxygeraniol oxidoreductase-like, producing the protein MSTAKQVITCKAAVCWGAGEPVKVEEIQVDPPKATEVRVKMLCSSVCHTDISSLKGFPHNQFPLALGHEGIGVVESIGDEVTNLKEGDFILPTYIGECGECENCVSGKTNLCLTHPVRLTGLMPDNTSRLSVKGQTLYHVLSCATWSEYVVVDINYLVKVDPTINLAYASFISCGFSTGYGASWKEADIQKGSTVAVFGLGAVGLGAISGAKMMGASEIIGVDKNVMKKEIGEAFGMTHFIHSNVPNKSASDLVNEFTGRGVDYCIECTGVAPLLTQSLEATKVGTGKAIAVGMGVELVVPFGLLGIQFGRTLKGSVLGGIKTKTDIATIVNKCQKEEFPLQELYTHEVPLVDIGKAFELLKEPNCVKVVIKM; encoded by the exons ATGTCAACAGCCAAACAGGTTATTACATGCAAAG CTGCAGTATGTTGGGGGGCAGGAGAACCAGTGAAAGTGGAAGAGATACAAGTAGATCCACCAAAGGCAACAGAAGTGCGAGTTAAGATGTTGTGTTCTAGTGTCTGCCACACAGACATCTCAAGCCTTAAAGGATTCCCACAT AATCAATTTCCTCTAGCACTTGGACATGAAGGAATTGG TGTTGTTGAGAGTATTGGTGATGAAGTAACAAATCTAAAGGAAGGTGATTTTATACTTCCAACATACATAGGAGAATGTGGTGAATGTGAGAATTGTGTTTCAGGAAAAACCAATTTGTGTTTGACACATCCTGTGAGATTGACTGGTCTAATGCCAGATAACACTTCAAGGTTGTCTGTAAAAGGTCAAACACTATACCATGTTTTGAGTTGTGCTACATGGTCAGAGTATGTGGTTGTTGATATCAACTACCTTGTTAAAGTTGATCCAACCATTAATCTAGCATATGCTAGTTTCATTTCATGTGGATTTTCAACTGGTTATGGAGCTTCTTGGAAGGAAGCTGATATTCAAAAAGGTTCAACTGTTGCTGTTTTTGGTCTTGGTGCTGTTGGATTAGGG GCTATAAGTGGGGCCAAGATGATGGGAGCAAGTGAGATAATTGGGGTTGACAAAAATGTGATGAAGAAAGAAATAGGAGAAGCTTTTGGAATGACCCACTTTATACATTCTAATGTTCCTAATAAATCTGCTTCAGATTTGGTTAATGAGTTTACTGGAAGGGGTGTAGATTATTGCATTGAGTGCACTGGAGTTGCACCTTTGCTTACTCAATCTTTGGAAGCCACAAAAGTG GGAACAGGTAAAGCAATTGCAGTTGGTATGGGAGTAGAACTTGTTGTACCATTTGGACTTCTTGGCATTCAGTTTGGTAGAACCTTAAAAGGTTCTGTTCTTGGAGGTATAAAAACCAAAACAGATATTGCCACCATAGTCAACAAATGTCAAAAAGAG GAATTCCCTCTTCAAGAACTTTACACCCATGAGGTCCCTTTGGTAGATATAGGCAAAGCATTTGAGTTATTGAAAGAACCAAATTGTGTGAAAGTTGTTATCAAGATGTGA